In Georgenia soli, a genomic segment contains:
- a CDS encoding ABC transporter ATP-binding protein has product MSAILEVEHLSATINGQLVVEDVTFSVPATGVTAILGRNGVGKTSTIKAVMGLIGRAGRVEFDGHRIDREDTHRIVRRGIGYVPEDREVFAGLTVAENLRLAERDAKPRRELVEQLFPDLVRRSGQRAGTLSGGQQQMLSLSRALLNANRLLLVDEPTKGLAPKIVTEVAEALEEAARTVPILLVEQNLPVIERLAQDVVVIDAGTVVHTGDARSLLADDDAVHRLLGVHAETTPAPEGAK; this is encoded by the coding sequence GTGAGCGCGATCCTCGAGGTCGAGCACCTCTCCGCCACCATCAACGGCCAGCTGGTCGTCGAGGACGTCACCTTCTCGGTGCCGGCCACCGGCGTGACCGCGATCCTGGGCCGCAACGGCGTCGGCAAGACCTCCACGATCAAGGCGGTCATGGGCCTCATCGGCCGCGCCGGCCGTGTCGAGTTCGACGGGCACCGCATCGACCGCGAGGACACCCACCGGATCGTGCGGCGCGGCATCGGCTACGTCCCGGAGGACCGCGAGGTCTTCGCCGGCCTGACGGTCGCCGAGAACCTGCGCCTGGCCGAGCGGGACGCGAAGCCCCGCCGCGAGCTCGTCGAGCAGCTCTTCCCCGACCTCGTGCGCCGCTCCGGCCAGCGGGCCGGCACCCTCTCGGGCGGCCAGCAGCAGATGCTCTCGCTCTCCCGCGCGCTGCTCAACGCCAACCGTCTGCTGCTGGTGGACGAGCCCACCAAGGGCCTGGCCCCGAAGATCGTCACCGAGGTCGCCGAGGCGCTGGAGGAGGCGGCCCGCACGGTGCCGATCCTCCTCGTGGAGCAGAACCTGCCCGTCATCGAGCGCCTGGCGCAGGACGTCGTCGTCATCGACGCCGGCACCGTCGTCCACACCGGCGACGCCCGTTCGCTCCTCGCCGACGACGACGCCGTCCACCGTCTGCTCGGCGTGCACGCCGAGACCACCCCGGCCCCGGAGGGAGCCAAGTGA
- a CDS encoding TetR/AcrR family transcriptional regulator, with amino-acid sequence MSTLPRTERGTRTRARLLAVATDVFAERGYHDASIVKITEAAEVGQGTFYLYFDSKQAIFEEVVRDLNSRVRRAMFEASSRETARLDAERAGFRAFFRFTAENPALYRIMRQAEFVAPDVLHMHYETIARGYVAGLTAARERGELAADVDPKVAAWALMGIGELVGMRWVLWTGDDSASDRATSDGAAPAPGLPPDVFEATMRLVERALSSQGAPR; translated from the coding sequence GTGAGCACCCTGCCCCGCACCGAGCGCGGCACCCGCACGCGCGCCCGCCTGCTCGCCGTCGCCACCGACGTCTTCGCCGAGCGCGGCTACCACGACGCCTCGATCGTGAAGATCACCGAGGCGGCAGAGGTCGGCCAGGGCACGTTCTACCTGTACTTCGACTCCAAGCAGGCGATCTTCGAGGAGGTCGTGCGCGACCTCAACAGCCGCGTCCGCCGGGCGATGTTCGAGGCGTCGAGCCGGGAGACCGCACGTCTGGACGCCGAGCGGGCCGGCTTCCGGGCGTTCTTCCGCTTCACCGCGGAGAACCCCGCCCTGTACCGGATCATGCGCCAGGCCGAGTTCGTCGCCCCCGACGTGCTGCACATGCACTACGAGACCATCGCCCGCGGGTACGTCGCCGGGCTGACCGCCGCCCGCGAGCGCGGCGAGCTGGCCGCCGACGTCGACCCGAAGGTCGCCGCCTGGGCGCTGATGGGCATCGGCGAGCTCGTCGGCATGCGGTGGGTGCTGTGGACCGGGGACGACAGCGCCTCCGACCGCGCGACCTCCGACGGCGCAGCGCCCGCCCCCGGCCTTCCCCCCGACGTCTTCGAAGCCACCATGCGCCTCGTCGAGCGCGCCCTGTCCTCCCAAGGAGCACCACGATGA
- a CDS encoding ABC transporter ATP-binding protein, with amino-acid sequence MPPTAAALTVESLCFAVGGAKILTDVNLEVPSGEIIGVIGPNGAGKTTLFNMISGIHAPTAGRILLDGRDITHDQIHRRARAGLGRTFQTSNLFPGLSVLENVRLAAQRRLGGNLSVLRFPRRDDDASAVALDHLAEVELTDRADVLAGGLSHGGKRKLEIAVLLAMNPKVILLDEPMAGVARADVPGLSEVIRRMHRDHGCTVLMVEHHIDVVMGLVDRVAVLHQGTILALDEPGKIMADPLVQSAYLGAAA; translated from the coding sequence ATGCCCCCCACCGCAGCCGCGCTCACGGTCGAGAGCCTCTGCTTCGCCGTCGGAGGCGCGAAGATCCTCACCGACGTGAACCTCGAGGTCCCGTCCGGCGAGATCATCGGCGTCATCGGCCCCAACGGCGCCGGCAAGACCACGCTCTTCAACATGATCTCCGGCATCCATGCCCCCACCGCGGGCCGGATCCTGCTGGACGGCCGGGACATCACCCACGACCAGATCCACCGGCGGGCGCGCGCGGGCCTGGGCCGCACCTTCCAGACCTCCAACCTCTTCCCCGGCCTGAGCGTCCTCGAGAACGTCCGCCTCGCCGCCCAGCGCCGCCTCGGCGGCAACCTGTCCGTCCTGCGCTTCCCGCGCCGGGACGACGACGCCTCCGCCGTCGCGCTCGATCACCTCGCCGAGGTGGAGCTGACCGACCGGGCGGACGTCCTCGCGGGCGGCCTGAGCCACGGCGGCAAGCGCAAGCTCGAGATCGCCGTCCTGCTCGCCATGAACCCCAAGGTGATCCTCCTCGACGAGCCGATGGCCGGCGTCGCCCGCGCCGACGTCCCCGGCCTCTCGGAGGTCATCCGGCGCATGCACCGCGACCACGGCTGCACCGTCCTGATGGTCGAGCACCACATCGACGTCGTCATGGGCCTGGTGGACCGCGTCGCGGTCCTGCACCAGGGCACGATCCTGGCGCTCGACGAGCCCGGGAAGATCATGGCCGACCCGCTCGTGCAGAGCGCCTACCTGGGAGCCGCCGCGTGA
- a CDS encoding branched-chain amino acid ABC transporter permease, with product MSILVLLLVTGLGLGALYFLVASGLSLIYGLMGVLNFAHGVFLSLGAFIGWEVARRLDPSSWTGFLLAMVVGALAGATLAALTELLLIRPLYNRHIEQVLVTVGLGLVGVALFEGVWGTDAAFISGPPWLKQTTSIAGARISNTNFLAIAVAVAVLVALILFLRHTRYGLIIRAGVENRSMVTALGIDVRKSFTLVFSIGGAAAGLGGVLASQYFGYVSAHLGQTLLIFAFIVTVIGGLGSLGGAAVAAVVVAIPQQLANYYLGGIGDLIAVLALAVVLLIRPTGLMGAKAA from the coding sequence GTGAGCATCCTCGTCCTGCTGCTGGTCACCGGCCTCGGCCTGGGGGCCCTGTACTTCCTCGTGGCCTCCGGCCTCTCGCTCATCTACGGCCTGATGGGCGTGCTGAACTTCGCCCACGGGGTCTTCCTCTCGCTCGGCGCCTTCATCGGCTGGGAGGTGGCCCGCCGGCTCGACCCGAGCTCCTGGACCGGCTTCCTGCTCGCCATGGTCGTCGGGGCCCTGGCCGGGGCGACCCTCGCCGCCCTCACCGAGCTGCTGCTCATCCGCCCCCTGTACAACCGCCACATCGAGCAGGTGCTCGTCACGGTGGGGCTCGGCCTGGTCGGCGTCGCCCTCTTCGAGGGCGTGTGGGGCACCGATGCCGCCTTCATCTCCGGCCCGCCCTGGCTGAAGCAGACGACGTCGATCGCCGGGGCCCGCATCTCCAACACCAACTTCCTCGCGATCGCGGTGGCCGTCGCCGTGCTGGTCGCCCTGATCCTCTTCCTCAGGCACACCCGCTACGGCCTCATCATCCGCGCCGGGGTGGAGAACCGGTCGATGGTCACGGCGCTGGGCATCGACGTGCGCAAGTCGTTCACGCTCGTCTTCTCCATCGGCGGCGCGGCCGCCGGTCTGGGCGGCGTGCTGGCCTCGCAGTACTTCGGCTACGTCTCCGCCCACCTCGGGCAGACGCTGCTGATCTTCGCGTTCATCGTCACCGTCATCGGCGGCCTCGGCTCCCTCGGCGGCGCCGCCGTCGCCGCGGTGGTGGTGGCGATCCCGCAGCAGCTCGCCAACTACTACCTCGGCGGCATCGGGGACCTCATCGCGGTCCTGGCCCTCGCCGTCGTCCTGCTCATCCGCCCGACCGGCCTGATGGGAGCGAAAGCAGCATGA
- a CDS encoding short-chain fatty acid transporter, translating to MSTTSQKSREPQAAGAPNPFTRLMRPVNTLVERFIPSALVFAIVLTVIVAVMALLLTDAGPVDVLVGWGDGLAGLLAFMTQMALILLLGHMLANTRPMRRLLARLGGLPRTPVQAYVFVFLVAAVASLLQWGLGLVVGALLAKEVAAQLREKGVRLHFPMLVAAGFSGFVVWHMGYSGSGPLTAATGGSFIAEQLGTTVPVSETTFAAWNIVAAVTTVVVVAVALALVAPRRGDRIVELEVDIRDQGVEVEEDVVTPADRLDASRFLTTLIGLALAAYLVVYVARGGTPTLDFVNWSFLALILLLVRSPFELTALVKDAASNVGDILLQFPLYAGILGMMTATGLIAVLSDWFVSISTPQTFGFLALLSAGLVNFFVPSGGGQFAVQAPILLDAAARLGVDPAVPIMAVSYGDQWTNMIQPFWALPLLAIAGLKMRDILGYTTVTLVASGVVFSAVLLIVGAG from the coding sequence ATGTCTACCACCAGCCAGAAGTCGCGCGAACCGCAGGCCGCCGGCGCGCCCAACCCGTTCACCCGTCTCATGCGGCCGGTCAACACCCTGGTCGAGCGGTTCATCCCCAGCGCGCTGGTGTTCGCCATCGTCCTGACGGTCATCGTGGCCGTCATGGCGCTGCTCCTCACCGACGCCGGCCCCGTCGACGTCCTGGTCGGCTGGGGCGACGGCCTCGCCGGCCTCCTCGCGTTCATGACGCAGATGGCGCTCATCCTGCTGCTCGGGCACATGCTCGCCAACACCCGCCCGATGCGGCGCCTGCTCGCCCGGCTCGGCGGGTTGCCCCGCACGCCGGTGCAGGCCTACGTGTTCGTCTTCCTGGTGGCCGCCGTCGCCTCGCTGCTGCAGTGGGGCCTCGGGCTCGTGGTGGGCGCCCTGCTCGCCAAGGAGGTCGCCGCGCAGCTGCGCGAGAAGGGCGTACGACTGCACTTCCCGATGCTCGTGGCCGCCGGGTTCTCGGGCTTCGTCGTCTGGCACATGGGCTACTCCGGCTCCGGCCCGCTGACCGCGGCCACCGGGGGCTCGTTCATCGCCGAGCAGCTGGGGACCACGGTCCCGGTCAGCGAGACCACCTTCGCGGCGTGGAACATCGTCGCCGCCGTCACGACCGTCGTCGTCGTCGCCGTCGCGCTGGCCCTCGTCGCGCCGCGCCGGGGCGACCGGATCGTCGAGCTCGAGGTCGACATCCGCGACCAGGGCGTCGAGGTCGAGGAGGACGTGGTGACCCCTGCCGACCGGCTGGACGCCAGCCGCTTCCTCACCACGCTGATCGGGCTCGCTCTCGCGGCCTACCTCGTCGTCTATGTCGCCCGCGGTGGCACGCCCACCCTCGACTTCGTCAACTGGTCCTTCCTGGCGCTGATCCTGCTGCTCGTGCGCAGCCCGTTCGAGCTGACCGCCCTGGTGAAGGACGCCGCGTCCAACGTGGGCGACATCCTCCTGCAGTTCCCGCTCTACGCGGGCATCCTCGGCATGATGACCGCCACCGGCCTCATCGCGGTGCTGTCCGACTGGTTCGTGAGCATCTCGACGCCGCAGACCTTCGGGTTCCTCGCGCTGCTCTCCGCCGGCCTGGTGAACTTCTTCGTCCCCTCGGGCGGCGGGCAGTTCGCCGTCCAGGCGCCGATCCTCCTGGACGCCGCGGCACGCCTCGGCGTCGATCCGGCGGTGCCGATCATGGCGGTCTCCTACGGTGACCAGTGGACGAACATGATCCAGCCCTTCTGGGCCCT
- a CDS encoding branched-chain amino acid ABC transporter permease — MTSPTSTERPATERAAAPEASPAPVRERRRLPGWLLGVVAVVVAACLPLLNLSVPGVLPGPTYMPGSLHLMALCMIFAALALSYHLLYGVAGMLSFGHALYFAAGAYGLAILLKYTEMPLLVAGALSLVGAILLATLVGAVSLRVAGVSFAMVTLAFAQAGNVLVRRNPRGLTGGEEGVGLATANVPDTLVGVVNTRNMFWVALVTLVVVYVVVTWVQRSRAGHVVEATRENEMRVRVIGQPPYLIRLLTFVIAGTLAAVVGMVYLLLQSQAVPAITSADFTIQALIMVVLGGVGSRWGAVVGAVVYTLLDQRLSVLAGSDLVESLPTLLRVPLSEPAFILGVLFILVVLFMPGGIAGGARRLTERRRGPVRAAGSHTKSAAEAAERRRLEELA, encoded by the coding sequence ATGACCTCCCCCACCTCCACCGAGCGTCCCGCGACCGAGCGGGCCGCGGCCCCCGAGGCGTCCCCGGCCCCCGTCCGCGAGCGCCGTCGCCTGCCCGGCTGGCTGCTCGGCGTCGTCGCGGTCGTCGTCGCCGCCTGCCTGCCGCTGCTGAACCTGTCGGTGCCGGGCGTCCTGCCCGGACCGACGTACATGCCGGGCAGCCTCCACCTGATGGCGCTGTGCATGATCTTCGCCGCCCTCGCGCTGAGCTACCACCTGCTCTACGGCGTCGCGGGCATGCTGAGCTTCGGCCACGCGCTGTACTTCGCCGCCGGCGCGTACGGGCTGGCCATCCTGCTCAAGTACACGGAGATGCCGCTCCTCGTGGCGGGCGCCCTGTCCCTCGTCGGGGCCATCCTGCTGGCCACCCTCGTCGGGGCCGTGTCCCTGCGCGTCGCGGGGGTCTCCTTCGCGATGGTCACCCTCGCGTTCGCCCAGGCGGGCAACGTGCTGGTTCGTCGCAACCCCCGCGGCCTCACCGGCGGCGAGGAGGGTGTCGGACTGGCCACCGCCAACGTGCCGGACACGCTCGTCGGCGTGGTCAACACCCGCAACATGTTCTGGGTCGCCCTCGTCACGCTCGTGGTCGTGTACGTCGTCGTCACGTGGGTCCAGCGCTCGCGCGCCGGGCACGTGGTGGAGGCGACGCGGGAGAACGAGATGCGCGTGCGCGTCATCGGGCAGCCGCCGTACCTCATCCGCCTGCTCACCTTCGTCATCGCCGGGACCCTCGCCGCGGTGGTCGGCATGGTGTACCTGCTGCTGCAGTCCCAGGCGGTGCCCGCCATCACCTCCGCCGACTTCACCATCCAGGCGCTGATCATGGTGGTGCTCGGCGGCGTCGGGTCGCGCTGGGGCGCGGTCGTCGGCGCCGTCGTCTACACCCTCCTCGACCAGCGGCTCAGCGTGCTCGCCGGGTCGGACCTCGTCGAGTCGCTCCCCACGCTGCTGCGCGTCCCGCTCAGCGAGCCGGCGTTCATCCTCGGGGTGCTGTTCATCCTCGTGGTGCTGTTCATGCCGGGCGGCATCGCCGGCGGCGCACGGCGCCTGACCGAGCGCCGCCGCGGCCCCGTGCGGGCCGCCGGCTCGCACACCAAGTCCGCCGCCGAGGCCGCCGAGCGCCGGCGCCTGGAGGAGCTGGCGTGA
- a CDS encoding antitoxin → MGLGDLAGKGKDFLGSEKGEKASDDALEKGSDLASDRTGGKYDDKIDKGSDAADRRIGNE, encoded by the coding sequence ATGGGTCTCGGTGACCTGGCAGGCAAGGGCAAGGACTTCCTCGGCAGCGAGAAGGGCGAGAAGGCCAGCGACGACGCTCTGGAGAAGGGCTCGGACCTCGCCAGCGACAGGACCGGCGGCAAGTACGACGACAAGATCGACAAGGGCAGCGACGCTGCCGACAGGCGCATCGGGAACGAGTAG
- a CDS encoding class I adenylate-forming enzyme family protein gives MSILPLPADEPGRHTLGRWTSDRARLTPGRVAVEQAGEATTYAELDARATALAERLVRAGYVPGDRIATLTRNSTDHVVLFFACANAGLVLAPMSWRLTAEELAYQLRHARPALVAVQPALAEDARTALAQLDVPPPVELLGADGVEQHVPGPARPDGTPPGPLRCVRDDDPLLLIYTSGTARAPRGALLTHENCFWTNLSLGGATGMTGRDVVLSVLPQFHVGGWNVQPLLAWWSGATVVLEADFDPPAVLELLSGRRITTMMGVPTTYQRLAELPAFAEADLTGLTHAVVGGAPMPEPLLRTWHGRGVRIVQGYGLTEASPNVLALPSADAFDHVGSVGKPYPHVDVAVADPVTGHHLHGPARGELLVRGPAVFAGYFRDPDATAEAVQDGWLRTGDLVERDADGYFRVVDRLTDMYISGGENISPAEVEAALATHPDVVDVAVVGVPDPRWGEVGHAFIVRSPGSAVDAEHLLEHSRRHLASFKAPRGVTFVETLPRTALHKVRRGALREVGP, from the coding sequence GTGAGCATCCTGCCCCTGCCCGCCGACGAGCCCGGCCGCCACACCCTCGGCCGGTGGACGTCCGACCGGGCACGCCTGACGCCCGGCCGCGTCGCCGTCGAGCAGGCCGGGGAGGCCACCACCTACGCCGAGCTGGACGCGCGTGCCACCGCGCTCGCGGAGCGGCTGGTGCGGGCGGGCTACGTGCCCGGGGACCGCATCGCCACGCTCACGCGCAACAGCACGGACCACGTGGTGCTGTTCTTCGCCTGCGCGAACGCGGGGCTGGTCCTGGCGCCGATGTCCTGGCGCCTGACGGCCGAGGAGCTCGCCTACCAGCTGCGCCACGCCCGCCCCGCGCTCGTCGCCGTCCAGCCCGCTCTCGCCGAGGACGCCCGCACCGCGCTCGCCCAGCTCGACGTGCCGCCGCCCGTGGAGCTGCTCGGCGCCGACGGCGTCGAGCAGCACGTGCCCGGCCCCGCCCGGCCCGACGGCACCCCGCCCGGCCCGCTGCGCTGCGTGCGCGACGACGACCCGCTGCTGCTCATCTACACCTCCGGGACCGCCCGGGCGCCGCGCGGGGCGCTGCTCACGCACGAGAACTGCTTCTGGACCAACCTCTCCCTCGGCGGCGCCACCGGCATGACCGGCCGGGACGTGGTGCTGTCGGTGCTGCCGCAGTTCCACGTCGGGGGCTGGAACGTCCAGCCTCTGCTGGCGTGGTGGTCGGGCGCGACCGTCGTCCTCGAGGCCGACTTCGACCCGCCTGCCGTCCTGGAGCTGCTCTCCGGCCGCCGGATCACCACGATGATGGGCGTCCCGACGACGTACCAGCGCCTGGCCGAGCTGCCCGCCTTCGCCGAGGCGGACCTGACGGGCCTGACCCACGCCGTCGTCGGCGGGGCCCCGATGCCCGAGCCGCTGCTGCGCACCTGGCACGGGCGGGGCGTGCGGATCGTCCAGGGCTACGGCCTGACCGAGGCCTCCCCCAACGTGCTCGCCCTGCCCTCCGCCGACGCGTTCGACCACGTCGGGTCGGTGGGCAAGCCGTACCCGCACGTGGACGTCGCGGTGGCGGACCCCGTCACCGGTCACCACCTCCACGGGCCGGCGCGCGGCGAGCTCCTCGTCCGCGGCCCCGCCGTCTTCGCCGGGTACTTCCGCGACCCCGACGCCACCGCGGAGGCCGTTCAGGACGGCTGGCTGCGCACCGGCGACCTCGTCGAGCGCGACGCCGACGGCTACTTCCGCGTGGTCGACCGGCTCACCGACATGTACATCAGCGGCGGCGAGAACATCTCCCCCGCCGAGGTCGAGGCCGCCCTCGCCACCCACCCCGACGTCGTCGACGTCGCCGTCGTGGGGGTGCCGGACCCCCGCTGGGGCGAGGTGGGGCACGCGTTCATCGTCCGCTCCCCCGGCTCCGCCGTCGACGCCGAGCACCTGCTGGAGCACTCGCGCCGCCACCTGGCGAGCTTCAAGGCGCCGCGCGGGGTGACCTTCGTCGAGACCCTGCCCCGCACGGCCCTGCACAAGGTCCGCCGCGGCGCCCTGCGGGAGGTGGGACCGTGA
- a CDS encoding alpha/beta fold hydrolase, giving the protein MSTHTTGTHTYEEIDVAVDGGTLRAGVWEPVAPAGPVPTVLAVHGITATHRTWTYLTDALPGTRVVAPDLRGRGRSNALPGPFGMARHADDLAVLLGELAAGPVVVVGHSMGGFVSVVLAHRHRDLVDSLILVDGGLPLDVPTGADPDELMQAVLGPASARLAMTFRDHEAYRDFWRAHPAFTDRVDQRLGAYFDYDLEPADGAWRPSSRIEAVTGDQRELVTGESLLPALDALDAPAVFLRAPRGLLDGEPLYAAEHVAAWVERLRIAAADIPDVNHYTIVMGPAGAEAVAQQVRALQVGVRM; this is encoded by the coding sequence ATGAGCACGCACACGACGGGTACGCACACGTACGAGGAGATCGACGTCGCCGTCGACGGCGGCACCCTGCGGGCCGGTGTCTGGGAGCCGGTCGCACCGGCCGGGCCCGTGCCGACGGTGCTCGCGGTGCACGGCATCACCGCCACGCACCGGACGTGGACCTACCTGACAGACGCCCTGCCGGGGACGCGCGTGGTGGCGCCGGACCTGCGCGGGCGCGGGCGGAGCAACGCCCTGCCGGGGCCGTTCGGGATGGCCCGGCACGCCGACGACCTCGCCGTGCTCCTGGGCGAGCTCGCCGCGGGACCGGTCGTCGTCGTGGGGCACTCGATGGGCGGGTTCGTCTCCGTGGTGCTGGCGCACCGGCACCGCGACCTGGTGGACTCCCTCATCCTCGTCGACGGCGGGCTGCCGCTCGACGTCCCCACGGGCGCCGACCCGGACGAGCTCATGCAGGCCGTGCTCGGGCCGGCGTCCGCACGGCTCGCGATGACCTTCCGCGACCACGAGGCGTACCGCGACTTCTGGCGCGCCCACCCCGCGTTCACCGACCGCGTCGACCAGCGTCTCGGCGCCTACTTCGACTACGACCTCGAGCCGGCCGACGGGGCCTGGCGTCCGTCGTCGCGCATCGAGGCGGTCACCGGGGACCAGCGCGAGCTGGTCACGGGCGAGTCCCTCCTGCCCGCGCTCGACGCGCTCGACGCCCCGGCGGTGTTCCTCCGGGCCCCCCGGGGCCTGCTCGACGGCGAGCCGCTCTACGCCGCCGAGCACGTGGCCGCGTGGGTGGAACGCCTGCGCATCGCCGCCGCGGACATCCCCGACGTCAACCACTACACGATCGTCATGGGCCCCGCCGGGGCGGAGGCGGTGGCTCAGCAGGTCCGCGCGCTGCAGGTGGGGGTGCGGATGTGA
- a CDS encoding substrate-binding domain-containing protein encodes MRVTKKSLALTFGVATMMAVAACAPSTGDGGAEPAGGSSASSGAEASGEPIDVALITSTTGPLAAYGKTFVEGFEAGLEYATDGTGEVNGSEINVEIIDDAGDTDKAVAAARDAIGQGHKILTGTASSGIALSLAEQAEQNQVLYISGPAAADAVTGINDYTFRSGRQSLQDVATAGSFIDADGQKVLVFAQDNAFGQGNLAAVEGLLGGQGAEVTSVMVPEDVTEFTPFAAQVLDADPEMVFVAWAGATSGAMWQALDQQGVLDDITVVTGLGDTSTYNAYGAASEKIDFLNHYFAGAAGNDVEAAMIEHVEGAGGTPDLFTPDGFTAAQMVVHAIEEAGGGDDVDAMVSALEGWSFDGPKGSYTIRESDHALIQPMFQAKLVSDGNGGWKPELVGTVAAEDVAPPEAG; translated from the coding sequence ATGCGAGTCACGAAGAAGTCCCTCGCGCTGACCTTCGGCGTCGCGACCATGATGGCCGTCGCCGCGTGCGCACCCTCGACCGGCGACGGCGGAGCCGAGCCGGCCGGCGGCTCGAGCGCGTCGTCCGGGGCCGAGGCCTCGGGCGAGCCGATCGACGTCGCCCTCATCACCTCCACCACCGGCCCGCTGGCCGCCTACGGCAAGACGTTCGTCGAGGGCTTCGAGGCGGGCCTCGAGTACGCCACGGACGGCACCGGCGAGGTGAACGGCAGCGAGATCAACGTCGAGATCATCGACGACGCCGGTGACACCGACAAGGCCGTCGCGGCCGCTCGCGACGCCATCGGCCAGGGGCACAAGATCCTCACCGGCACCGCGTCCTCCGGCATCGCCCTCTCGCTCGCCGAGCAGGCCGAGCAGAACCAGGTGCTCTACATCTCCGGCCCGGCCGCCGCCGACGCCGTCACCGGGATCAACGACTACACCTTCCGCTCCGGCCGCCAGTCCCTCCAGGACGTCGCCACGGCGGGCTCGTTCATCGACGCCGACGGGCAGAAGGTCCTCGTCTTCGCGCAGGACAACGCGTTCGGCCAGGGCAACCTCGCCGCCGTCGAGGGCCTGCTCGGCGGGCAGGGCGCCGAGGTCACCTCCGTGATGGTCCCCGAGGACGTCACCGAGTTCACGCCGTTCGCCGCCCAGGTGCTCGACGCCGACCCGGAGATGGTGTTCGTGGCGTGGGCCGGTGCGACGTCGGGCGCCATGTGGCAGGCGCTGGACCAGCAGGGCGTCCTCGACGACATCACCGTGGTCACCGGCCTGGGCGACACCTCCACGTACAACGCCTACGGGGCCGCGTCGGAGAAGATCGACTTCCTCAACCACTACTTCGCGGGCGCGGCCGGCAACGACGTCGAGGCCGCGATGATCGAGCACGTCGAGGGCGCCGGCGGCACCCCCGACCTGTTCACCCCTGACGGCTTCACCGCCGCCCAGATGGTCGTGCACGCGATCGAGGAGGCCGGCGGCGGCGACGACGTCGACGCCATGGTCTCCGCCCTCGAGGGCTGGAGCTTCGACGGCCCGAAGGGCAGCTACACGATCCGCGAGTCCGACCACGCGCTGATCCAGCCGATGTTCCAGGCCAAGCTCGTCTCCGACGGCAACGGCGGCTGGAAGCCCGAGCTCGTCGGCACCGTCGCCGCCGAGGACGTCGCGCCGCCCGAGGCCGGCTGA
- a CDS encoding 3-hydroxybutyrate dehydrogenase: MTTTRTLEGRRAVVTGGGNGIGAACARELAARGAHVVVADRDESAASAVAAETGGEAWVVDLDETAALDDLSLEADILVNNAGIQVVRPIEEFDPADFRRVQRLMVEAPFLLVRASLPHMYARGWGRIVNVSSVHGLVASPFKSAYVTAKHALEGLNKVTALEGAARGVTSNCINPAYVRTALVEKQIADQARAHGIAEEEVLEKVLLTEQSVKRLVEPEEVASLVGWLTGPDAGMATGASYTMDGGWYAR, from the coding sequence ATGACGACCACCAGAACGCTCGAGGGACGCCGCGCCGTCGTCACCGGCGGCGGCAACGGCATCGGGGCGGCCTGCGCGCGCGAGCTCGCCGCCCGCGGCGCCCACGTCGTCGTCGCCGACCGCGACGAGTCCGCCGCCTCCGCGGTCGCCGCGGAGACGGGCGGGGAGGCGTGGGTGGTCGACCTCGACGAGACCGCCGCGCTCGACGACCTCAGCCTCGAGGCCGACATCCTGGTCAACAACGCCGGCATCCAGGTGGTCCGGCCCATCGAGGAGTTCGACCCGGCGGACTTCCGGCGGGTCCAGCGACTCATGGTCGAGGCGCCGTTCCTCCTCGTGCGCGCGTCGCTGCCGCACATGTACGCCCGCGGGTGGGGCCGGATCGTCAACGTCTCCTCGGTGCACGGGCTGGTCGCCTCGCCGTTCAAGTCGGCGTACGTCACGGCCAAGCACGCGCTCGAGGGCCTGAACAAGGTCACGGCGCTGGAGGGCGCGGCGCGCGGGGTGACGAGCAACTGCATCAACCCCGCCTACGTGCGCACCGCGCTGGTCGAGAAGCAGATCGCCGACCAGGCCCGCGCCCACGGCATCGCCGAGGAGGAGGTGCTGGAGAAGGTCCTCCTCACCGAGCAGTCGGTCAAGCGGCTGGTCGAGCCGGAGGAGGTGGCCTCCCTGGTCGGGTGGCTGACCGGCCCGGACGCCGGGATGGCGACCGGGGCGTCGTACACGATGGACGGGGGCTGGTACGCGCGATGA